GAGCTCGCCACCAAACGCGACCGTCACGGTGGGCTTTGCCGGCTCAGGCCATCCGCTGCCGGGGCCCAGCTGTTTGGCAGCCGGTAGGTGGTTTAAGCTGAGGACTGAGGGCCTCTGGAGGCCCAgcggaagcaggaagcaggctaaCACGAGAGGCCCCAGAAGGGACCCTGGGATGTGCTGCTGCTGGAGGCAAGCAATCCTCTCCGGGGCAGCTCCATGTGGCGGAGCCCAGCGAACAAGGGAGCACACCGGGGGCGACGTCTGCGTCTGGAGACGGGGACAGGGAGCAGAAAGGGGGTGGAGGTCCGGCTCGCTCCTGTCCTGCCCCCTGACAGTCTCCAGAAGCTCCTTGGAACCCCCAGGCCCACAGCCATGGCCCCGGTACACCCTTCAGAGCCGCTCTGGTCGGGTCTCTGCGCACCAGGCCAGCTTCATCCCTCGCCAGGCCGTCCCCGTCCCCACCTCCAAGTGTACAGCCCAGCCGGGCCGGCCTGGTTTTAATCCTCTTAGTGACTGAcgggtggacggatggatggagggaaggaaggaacggacggacggacggacggatggaggaggagggaggggggagggccaACGAAGGGATGACGGGTGAGCGCAGGGGTGCGTGAGGGAATGAGTGAGCGCAGGGGTGCGTGAGGGAATGAGTGAGCGCAGGGGTGCGTGAGGGAATGAGTGANNNNNNNNNNAGGAACAAATGAACACAGGCCGGCCCTGTGACACAGACAGTGTCTTCCCTCCGTCCTCAGCACTGTCCTTTCCGTCCTCTGGCTACGTGCGTCACACGCGTCCCCCTAGGTGGTGCCCCAAGTTCAGATGGACTTGATGCGAGCATGGCCTGGGGCGGGGTGAGGCGAGAGAGAGCTCAAGACTCCCTGGTGGAAAACTTACCTGCAGAGCTGATTTCTCTACAGTAAGTTCTATCCTGTCTTGGGTTTTTAATCCTGTCACATATTGATTGTGAAATTGCAAACACTTACAAATTACAAAAACTGTGAAATGCACAAACACTGGAGGCGTCTTAAAAAGATCGCTCGAGGGGTGTCCGGGGGGCTCCGtcgctgagcatctgccttcggctcaggtcatgatcctggggtgctgggatcgagccccgcatcgggctccccgctcggagggaagcctgtttctccctctcacgctccccctgcttgtgttccctctctcgctgtctctctctgtcaaattaataaataaataagatctttaaaaatagagagagatcAGTCAATGTCGGGCTCTGCTACGCCCGTGTCCTGCTCTGGTGTTAATCACAGGGACCCTCTTCCCAGACAAACGCCGAGAGAGGGCTGACAGACCTTGGCTTGCTTCCCGTGCTTCAGAACTTTCCTCAATCGTCAGCACAACAGCTTCACTGGGGGTCTGTGCGGACTTCGAAGGGACGCTGCGTGAAGCCTCTCGGTGTGTGGTTTTCGTATTTCTCTGCTCCCGGGGAGTCGTCCAGGGTTGCACGGCTACTGGGTCACCGAGCCAACATTCGATCCCGGGTGTGCTAAAAATACTTTCTCCTCCTACAAAAGAGCGGTGTCCTCAGAGGCTGACCCCTTCATGAGAGGAAGCTTGGATTTAAGATATAGATCAACGCTTTCGGAATCCGAGTGACCCAGGCCTCCCCTCTGAGTGGGGCCCACAAGTCTGTTCCCGCGTCCCGAGGTGGTGAAAAGTTCAGCGTCGGAGCCTCTGCAATCTGACTTCCTGAGCTCGAACCCAGCCCTGCAACCTGGGAGAGCGACCCTGGGCAGCCTCGCTCCCCGGCCCGCGTGCGGCCGCTCCCGCACGAACACGTTTTTGGAGCAGTGGCATAGCCTGCGGAGGCAGGTCCCGCGTGCGCCCCGAGGCCCAGCAGTCCCACCAGCCCGTGTCCGCGTGTCCCCCAGAACCGGGGCAGGCCTGCCCGTGAGACCCCGCCCGACTGCCCGAACCCCACGCACAGGGAGGTGACGCGTCTGCTGTGCGGCAGCCGCTGGGGGAGACCCCGCGGTGTCATCGATTCCCAAACAATGCAGGCGGCTTCCACGAGCAGCCCCGGCAGCAGAGCCCCGCGCGAGTGTGTCTGCGGTGCGGCTCACTTACACTACGTTCACAAGGGGCAGAAACACTGGAGCTGGGACTTCAGGAGAGCCACCATCTGGGGCTGGGGGGGCCTCTGGGGCTCATGACACTCCCTGTCTGGACCACGAGTGTGCTCCGCGCATGAACATGGCTGTGCAGGTTTAGACGGGAAGAAGTACAGATCCTACAGATGTAGACACGGTAAAACTCAAATGAAGCGTGAATTCTATCTGCAAATTCCTCACTCAACACCACACCTGCCCCCAGGTAAGCCGTCGGGAGCGCCGGTCCCCAGCGCTTCC
The DNA window shown above is from Mustela nigripes isolate SB6536 chromosome 17, MUSNIG.SB6536, whole genome shotgun sequence and carries:
- the LOC132004977 gene encoding uncharacterized protein LOC132004977 — translated: MRLERWDGLFKAPRRTRRCPTTHVSTCTSQPWRHRGDTAGTRFSLLSGGESIFSTPGIECWLGDPVAVQPWTTPREQRNTKTTHREASRSVPSKSAQTPSEAVVLTIEESSEARETQTSPPVCSLVRWAPPHGAAPERIACLQQQHIPGSLLGPLVLACFLLPLGLQRPSVLSLNHLPAAKQLGPGSGWPEPAKPTVTVAFGGELPL